Proteins from a genomic interval of Pseudophryne corroboree isolate aPseCor3 chromosome 4, aPseCor3.hap2, whole genome shotgun sequence:
- the LOC134910996 gene encoding uncharacterized protein LOC134910996, giving the protein MQTTRFYGSAKTHPSVAPKLAAVVPQKKKKTAKAAQKENVVKPRKNAKAKNNTLELICGVANDVIVPSPADHSVQPMNLEIPVLEDVTNTLHQEASFLDHVATPGQEDMTHSPRRRLHFTDVNTKVQDCQCTCPVLLKELLSKVTNMESEVGGQVNQLQTDVAGLKEGIKEQMVEAMKKVIEQTREEWQVGVCRTIIATHHQAVQVSGLDDRGLEDRRGGLEDRRGGLEDRSGLDEVSGMDDHRGGLEDRRGGLEDRRGGLDDRRGGLDDRRGGLDDRRGGLGDRSSGLDEVSDLDDRRGGLEDRRGVLLWWNQINVSDNSYH; this is encoded by the exons atgcagactaccagattttacgggagtgccaaaacccacccatcagtggcaccgaaacttgctgcagtagtcccacaaaagaagaagaaaactgccaaggcggctcagaaagaaaatgtggtgaaaccacgaaaaaatgccaaggcaaagaataatacgttggagctgatatgtggtgtggcaaatgatgtaattgttccatctcctgcagatcacagtgttcagccaatgaatctggaaataccggtgctagaggacgtgacaaacacgctgcatcaggaagcttcttttttggaccatgtagccacccctggacaagaagacatgacacattcaccacgaagaaggttgcatttcacagatgtgaacaccaaagtgcaggactgccagtgtacctgtcctgttttactaaaggagctactcagtaaggtgaccaatatggagtcagaagttggtggacaggtcaatcagctgcagaccgatgtggctggccttaaagaaggcataaaggaacagatggtagaagccatgaagaaagtcattgaacaaacgagggaagaatggcaagttggagtttgccgcaccatcattgcaacacaccaccaagcggttcaagtcagcggcctggacgaccgaggcctggaggaccgcagaggaggcctggaggaccgcagaggaggcctggaggaccgcagcggactggacgaagtcagcggcatggacgaccacagaggaggcctggaggaccgcagaggaggcctggaggaccgcagaggaggcctggacgaccgcagaggaggcctggacgaccgcagaggaggcctggacgaccgtagaggaggcctgggggaccgcagcagcggactggacgaagtcagcgacttggacgaccgcagaggaggcctggaggaccgcagaggag tgctactctggtggaatcaaatcaatgtcagtgataattcttaccactaa